The following proteins are encoded in a genomic region of Musa acuminata AAA Group cultivar baxijiao chromosome BXJ2-11, Cavendish_Baxijiao_AAA, whole genome shotgun sequence:
- the LOC135626194 gene encoding transcription factor bHLH75-like isoform X1: MAEFAQGLDCLLPSFLSMDADPSLELMSQLAELNGSAMENPSMGVMGYSSDHHFSLLPFTDDLFSFLSIPEPEQRSGDRKRKTMAAPHTSSGSHSELFSEDGTAEAKTKKKKKKKKNFQGGKSNSKQVEKPEEVVHVRARRGEATDSHSLAERERRKKINERMRRLQNQIPGCHKTMGMARMLDQTISYVRSLQNQVEFLSMELSAASYLSDFGLGVDAIATAQAEKAHEGGEAGRLLRKRHGDCTGFHMPF; this comes from the exons ATGGCAGAGTTTGCTCAGGGACTCGACTGCCTCTTGCCATCCTTTCTTTCCATGGATGCCGACCCGAGCTTGGAGCTGATGAGCCAGCTCGCGGAGCTAAATGGCTCCGCAATGGAGAACCCAAGCATGGGAGTGATGGGTTACTCCAGCGATCACCATTTCTCGTTGCTGCCATTTACTGATGACTTGTTCAGCTTCTTGTCAATTCCAGAGCCGGAGCAGCGTTCTGGAGACAGGAAAAGGAAGACGATGGCGGCACCTCATACAAGTTCCGGGAGCCATTCCGAGCTCTTCTCAGAGGATGGAACGGCAGAAGCTAaaactaagaagaagaagaagaagaagaagaat TTTCAGGGAGGAAAGAGCAATTCAAAGCAGGTGGAGAAGCCAGAGGAGGTGGTTCATGTGAGGGCAAGAAGAGGCGAGGCCACTGACAGCCACAGCCTAGCTGAGAGG gagagaaggaagaagatcaATGAAAGAATGAGACGATTACAGAACCAAATTCCTGGATGTCACAAG ACAATGGGCATGGCTCGGATGCTGGATCAAACTATTAGCTACGTGCGATCACTGCAGAACCAAGTTGAG TTTCTTTCCATGGAACTTTCGGCCGCCAGTTACTTATCTGACTTCGGATTGGGCGTGGATGCCATTGCAACAGCACAG GCAGAGAAAGCACACGAGGGAGGGGAGGCAGGGAGACTGCTGAGGAAGAGACATGGAGACTGCACCGGCTTCCACATGCCTTTCTGA
- the LOC135626194 gene encoding transcription factor bHLH75-like isoform X2 → MAEFAQGLDCLLPSFLSMDADPSLELMSQLAELNGSAMENPSMGVMGYSSDHHFSLLPFTDDLFSFLSIPEPEQRSGDRKRKTMAAPHTSSGSHSELFSEDGTAEAKTKKKKKKKKNGGKSNSKQVEKPEEVVHVRARRGEATDSHSLAERERRKKINERMRRLQNQIPGCHKTMGMARMLDQTISYVRSLQNQVEFLSMELSAASYLSDFGLGVDAIATAQAEKAHEGGEAGRLLRKRHGDCTGFHMPF, encoded by the exons ATGGCAGAGTTTGCTCAGGGACTCGACTGCCTCTTGCCATCCTTTCTTTCCATGGATGCCGACCCGAGCTTGGAGCTGATGAGCCAGCTCGCGGAGCTAAATGGCTCCGCAATGGAGAACCCAAGCATGGGAGTGATGGGTTACTCCAGCGATCACCATTTCTCGTTGCTGCCATTTACTGATGACTTGTTCAGCTTCTTGTCAATTCCAGAGCCGGAGCAGCGTTCTGGAGACAGGAAAAGGAAGACGATGGCGGCACCTCATACAAGTTCCGGGAGCCATTCCGAGCTCTTCTCAGAGGATGGAACGGCAGAAGCTAaaactaagaagaagaagaagaagaagaagaat GGAGGAAAGAGCAATTCAAAGCAGGTGGAGAAGCCAGAGGAGGTGGTTCATGTGAGGGCAAGAAGAGGCGAGGCCACTGACAGCCACAGCCTAGCTGAGAGG gagagaaggaagaagatcaATGAAAGAATGAGACGATTACAGAACCAAATTCCTGGATGTCACAAG ACAATGGGCATGGCTCGGATGCTGGATCAAACTATTAGCTACGTGCGATCACTGCAGAACCAAGTTGAG TTTCTTTCCATGGAACTTTCGGCCGCCAGTTACTTATCTGACTTCGGATTGGGCGTGGATGCCATTGCAACAGCACAG GCAGAGAAAGCACACGAGGGAGGGGAGGCAGGGAGACTGCTGAGGAAGAGACATGGAGACTGCACCGGCTTCCACATGCCTTTCTGA
- the LOC135626194 gene encoding transcription factor BEE 3-like isoform X3, whose translation MAEFAQGLDCLLPSFLSMDADPSLELMSQLAELNGSAMENPSMGVMGYSSDHHFSLLPFTDDLFSFLSIPEPEQRSGDRKRKTMAAPHTSSGSHSELFSEDGTAEAKTKKKKKKKKNFQGGKSNSKQVEKPEEVVHVRARRGEATDSHSLAERERRKKINERMRRLQNQIPGCHKTMGMARMLDQTISYVRSLQNQVELLI comes from the exons ATGGCAGAGTTTGCTCAGGGACTCGACTGCCTCTTGCCATCCTTTCTTTCCATGGATGCCGACCCGAGCTTGGAGCTGATGAGCCAGCTCGCGGAGCTAAATGGCTCCGCAATGGAGAACCCAAGCATGGGAGTGATGGGTTACTCCAGCGATCACCATTTCTCGTTGCTGCCATTTACTGATGACTTGTTCAGCTTCTTGTCAATTCCAGAGCCGGAGCAGCGTTCTGGAGACAGGAAAAGGAAGACGATGGCGGCACCTCATACAAGTTCCGGGAGCCATTCCGAGCTCTTCTCAGAGGATGGAACGGCAGAAGCTAaaactaagaagaagaagaagaagaagaagaat TTTCAGGGAGGAAAGAGCAATTCAAAGCAGGTGGAGAAGCCAGAGGAGGTGGTTCATGTGAGGGCAAGAAGAGGCGAGGCCACTGACAGCCACAGCCTAGCTGAGAGG gagagaaggaagaagatcaATGAAAGAATGAGACGATTACAGAACCAAATTCCTGGATGTCACAAG ACAATGGGCATGGCTCGGATGCTGGATCAAACTATTAGCTACGTGCGATCACTGCAGAACCAAGTTGAG TTACTTATCTGA